In one window of Psychrobacter sp. P2G3 DNA:
- a CDS encoding DUF2971 domain-containing protein, with protein sequence MNLYKYRELNEFTRESLKENYFWAPSKETLNDPCECYYSTESYDKIMSFTALLNISESRSALNNSFDNVQEMVKALGIFSLSKSYNISSLWASYAKNHTGICIEYYLEDLISKNNGLYQCFDVVYSDTPPDIGVEDINSDTLLQKMIGTKHFDWDKEQEFRIVCDNQGKNHYRSDAVCGIIFGLKTPDESKNELMKLLRNRDIKFKQIVNDGKSYGLHTQDVVNPYDGEVNLINHEKIDFGDIVPDEAYIREDHRVFIPYLYKVATLMRSYPDCIEIFNMDFSETSTVKDPIIYVNFKEKESVYPYSKKIFHINNMI encoded by the coding sequence TTGAATTTATACAAATATAGAGAGTTGAATGAGTTTACACGTGAATCTTTGAAAGAAAACTATTTTTGGGCACCTTCAAAAGAAACATTGAACGACCCATGTGAATGCTACTATTCTACTGAATCTTATGACAAGATCATGTCTTTTACTGCTCTGTTAAATATAAGTGAAAGTAGAAGCGCTCTTAATAATAGTTTCGATAATGTTCAAGAGATGGTTAAAGCCTTAGGTATTTTTTCGCTCAGCAAATCTTACAATATCTCTTCTTTATGGGCTAGCTATGCAAAAAACCATACAGGAATTTGTATTGAATATTACTTAGAAGATTTAATTAGTAAAAATAATGGTCTTTATCAATGTTTTGATGTGGTGTACTCAGATACTCCCCCTGATATCGGAGTTGAAGATATTAACAGCGATACTCTATTACAAAAAATGATTGGCACTAAACATTTTGACTGGGATAAAGAACAAGAATTTAGAATCGTTTGTGATAATCAGGGCAAAAATCATTATCGTTCTGATGCTGTTTGCGGCATAATTTTTGGGTTAAAAACACCTGATGAAAGCAAAAATGAGCTTATGAAGCTACTACGTAATAGAGATATTAAGTTCAAACAAATAGTAAACGATGGTAAAAGCTATGGTTTACATACACAAGATGTTGTTAATCCATATGATGGAGAAGTAAATTTAATTAATCATGAGAAAATAGATTTCGGAGATATAGTTCCAGATGAAGCTTATATAAGAGAAGATCACAGGGTATTTATTCCTTATCTATATAAGGTAGCTACGCTAATGAGATCTTACCCAGATTGTATCGAGATATTTAATATGGACTTCTCAGAAACTTCGACAGTCAAAGATCCTATAATTTATGTGAATTTCAAAGAAAAAGAATCAGTTTATCCTTACAGTAAGAAAATTTTTCATATCAATAATATGATATAG
- the yfaE gene encoding class I ribonucleotide reductase maintenance protein YfaE, which yields MTWVMTSKKQFYLHDDESLLDGLLRTGHDVNYQCREGYCGSCRVKRIASSHLVDYPFEPLAMIEDDEILPCCCRVQGVIYINHEPIVK from the coding sequence ATGACTTGGGTAATGACCAGTAAAAAACAGTTTTATCTGCATGATGATGAAAGTCTGCTCGATGGGCTGCTACGTACAGGACACGATGTCAACTATCAATGCCGCGAGGGCTATTGTGGTAGCTGCCGAGTAAAGCGCATTGCCAGCTCACACTTGGTGGACTATCCATTTGAACCATTAGCCATGATTGAGGATGATGAGATATTGCCTTGCTGTTGCCGTGTGCAAGGCGTGATTTATATCAACCATGAACCTATTGTGAAATAA
- a CDS encoding DUF493 domain-containing protein, whose amino-acid sequence MTDDPKDTSNQNQAPKKDVKVTELVANDGILKGKKTDVQNPELWEFPMDYPMSIIGHEGEHETLLNEVKLILGSQFPEFDLASMEVKPSKTGRFHSVRVNLYLTTVEQVNILYASLDEAKTVRMVV is encoded by the coding sequence ATGACTGATGACCCAAAAGACACCAGTAATCAAAACCAAGCGCCCAAAAAAGATGTCAAAGTCACTGAGCTAGTCGCCAACGACGGTATCTTAAAAGGCAAAAAAACTGACGTGCAAAACCCTGAGCTTTGGGAGTTCCCGATGGACTACCCAATGAGCATCATCGGTCATGAAGGCGAGCATGAGACCTTACTCAATGAAGTCAAGCTTATCCTTGGTAGCCAGTTCCCAGAGTTCGATTTGGCATCTATGGAAGTAAAACCTTCAAAAACAGGTCGTTTTCATTCGGTACGGGTCAATTTATATTTAACTACCGTTGAGCAAGTGAACATCTTATATGCCTCACTTGATGAAGCAAAAACCGTACGCATGGTGGTATAA
- a CDS encoding bestrophin family ion channel, with protein sequence MIVRQTPNALKIFFTLRGSIIPKIYPQILLVTLLSTLITIVQHEFPLSFPSYSTAPFTLLGVALSLFLGFRNNASYQRWWEARGLWGQLVYDARSLTRQLLSFIDEDDETGRDTQRSMIHLTIAFTHAVRHRLRGTSPWEDVERFVEPIHHASMRQTQNLPDYLMRLMGKKLGDSRRQCLSSEQMIQNMDERLTSMTIVLAACERIHNTPLPFAYMLLVHRTTYLYCFMLPFGLVSSLGWATPLICAVIAYTFFGLDVLSEELEEPFGLAANQLPLTALSRTIEINLLEALGETDLPPDIAPKNGYLE encoded by the coding sequence ATGATTGTCCGGCAAACACCCAATGCCCTCAAGATATTCTTTACCCTTCGCGGCTCAATCATCCCGAAGATCTATCCGCAGATTTTGCTAGTCACCTTGCTTAGTACACTCATAACGATTGTTCAGCACGAGTTTCCTTTGTCATTCCCATCTTATAGTACGGCTCCTTTTACCTTGCTTGGGGTCGCCTTATCGCTGTTTCTTGGCTTCCGTAACAATGCAAGCTATCAGCGTTGGTGGGAAGCTCGCGGTTTATGGGGTCAGCTAGTTTATGATGCCCGCAGCCTAACTCGCCAGCTGCTTTCTTTTATAGATGAAGATGATGAGACTGGGCGAGACACCCAGCGTTCAATGATTCACCTGACTATTGCTTTTACTCATGCTGTACGCCACCGGCTTCGTGGTACTTCGCCTTGGGAGGATGTCGAGCGTTTTGTCGAACCAATACATCATGCGAGCATGCGCCAGACGCAGAACTTGCCCGATTATCTGATGCGCCTGATGGGGAAAAAACTCGGAGACAGTCGGCGTCAGTGCTTATCATCGGAGCAGATGATACAAAACATGGACGAGCGTCTTACTTCTATGACGATTGTCTTGGCCGCCTGTGAGCGTATTCATAACACGCCGCTGCCATTTGCTTATATGCTCTTAGTGCATCGTACTACCTACCTGTATTGCTTTATGTTGCCTTTTGGCTTGGTATCCTCACTAGGCTGGGCGACCCCTTTAATTTGTGCGGTAATTGCCTATACTTTTTTCGGTCTAGATGTCCTTAGTGAAGAGTTGGAAGAGCCTTTTGGCTTGGCTGCCAATCAATTGCCACTGACTGCTTTGTCACGCACTATCGAAATCAACTTACTAGAAGCACTGGGAGAGACCGATCTTCCGCCTGATATCGCTCCCAAAAACGGTTATCTAGAATAG
- a CDS encoding type II toxin-antitoxin system mRNA interferase toxin, RelE/StbE family, giving the protein MTYNLEFHPLALKEWKKLAPSIQQQFKKKLQQRLLNPRVPASKLSGHTDAYKIKLRTIGYRLVYTVKDDVVVVYVLAVGKRENNKVYESLVSRQP; this is encoded by the coding sequence ATGACTTATAATCTTGAGTTTCATCCTTTAGCATTAAAAGAATGGAAAAAGTTAGCGCCCAGTATTCAGCAGCAGTTTAAGAAAAAATTACAGCAGCGCTTATTAAACCCTCGTGTTCCTGCTTCAAAACTCTCGGGACATACAGACGCCTATAAAATCAAACTACGCACCATAGGCTATCGTCTGGTTTATACCGTAAAAGATGATGTAGTGGTGGTTTATGTGCTAGCCGTAGGCAAAAGAGAAAACAATAAGGTATATGAAAGCCTTGTGTCACGCCAACCATAA
- the nrdB gene encoding class Ia ribonucleoside-diphosphate reductase subunit beta, with amino-acid sequence MTYSIFSQTPNNAMKEPMFFGQPVNIARYDQQKHPIFEQLIEKQLSFFWRPEEVDVSKDRMDFGNLSSHEQHIFLSNLKYQTLLDSIQGRSPNVVLLPLVSIPELETWIETWSFSETIHSRSYTHIIRNIVNDPSIIFDDIMQNEHILERASDIAKYYDDLYRNSQLYSLYGPGIHNINGKEITVDLKSLKKQMYLCIMAVNVLEAIRFYVSFACSFAFAERKLMEGNAKIIKLIARDEALHLTGTQHMLNLMRNGKDDPEMVEIAHECYEASIEIFVKAAEQEKEWASYLFKDGSMIGLNKDILCQYIEYITNLRMEAVGLPSAFPNSKSNPIPWINTWLSSDNVQVAPQETEISSYLVGQIDSDLSNSDFDDFEL; translated from the coding sequence ATGACTTACTCGATTTTTTCCCAAACGCCAAACAATGCTATGAAAGAGCCGATGTTCTTTGGTCAGCCGGTCAATATTGCCCGCTACGACCAACAAAAGCATCCTATCTTTGAGCAGCTGATCGAAAAGCAGCTATCGTTCTTTTGGCGTCCAGAAGAAGTTGATGTGTCAAAAGACCGCATGGACTTTGGCAATCTGTCCTCGCATGAGCAGCATATATTTTTGAGTAACCTCAAGTACCAGACCCTACTCGACTCTATCCAAGGTCGTAGCCCAAACGTGGTGCTATTGCCGTTGGTATCGATTCCAGAGCTAGAGACTTGGATTGAGACATGGTCGTTTTCAGAAACCATTCATTCACGCAGCTATACTCATATCATTCGTAACATCGTCAACGATCCAAGCATTATCTTTGACGACATTATGCAAAATGAGCACATTTTAGAGCGTGCCTCTGACATCGCCAAATACTATGACGACTTGTACCGCAATTCGCAGCTCTATAGCTTGTATGGTCCGGGTATCCACAATATCAACGGTAAAGAAATCACCGTCGATTTAAAGTCGCTTAAAAAGCAGATGTATCTATGCATTATGGCGGTCAACGTTTTAGAAGCTATTCGCTTTTATGTGTCGTTCGCGTGCTCGTTTGCGTTTGCTGAGCGTAAATTGATGGAAGGTAATGCCAAGATTATTAAGCTTATTGCCCGTGATGAGGCGCTGCATTTGACTGGTACGCAGCATATGCTTAACCTTATGCGTAACGGCAAGGACGATCCAGAGATGGTAGAGATTGCCCATGAGTGCTATGAGGCAAGTATTGAGATCTTCGTTAAAGCGGCAGAGCAAGAAAAAGAATGGGCCAGCTATCTGTTTAAAGATGGCTCGATGATTGGTCTGAATAAAGACATACTTTGCCAGTATATTGAATATATTACTAACTTACGTATGGAAGCGGTCGGCTTGCCATCAGCATTCCCGAACTCTAAGTCAAATCCGATTCCATGGATTAATACATGGCTATCGTCTGATAACGTCCAAGTCGCCCCACAAGAGACGGAAATCAGCTCGTACTTGGTCGGTCAGATTGACTCGGATCTATCAAATAGTGATTTTGATGACTTTGAGCTTTAA
- the nrdA gene encoding class 1a ribonucleoside-diphosphate reductase subunit alpha, which translates to MTHIDKIQVTKRDGRLEPIDLDKIHKVIAWAAHDLDNVSVSQVELKSHIQFYEGIKTRDIHETIIKSAADLISEDTPDYQYLAARLAIFHLRKIAYNRFTPPHLFDHVTTLTNAGKYDEHILADYSRAEFDELEEYMDHWRDMNLAYAAVEQMAGKYLVQDRVTKTVYESPQFLYMLVGMCLFSRYDKSERLDYVKRFYDATSQFKISLPTPIMSGVRTPSRQFSSCVLIECGDSLDSINATTSAIVRYVSQRAGIGINAGRIRALGSPIRGGEAQHTGCIPFYKLFQTAVKCCSQGGVRGGAATLFYPIWHLEVESLLVLKNNRGVEDNRVRHMDYGVQLNKTMYTRLIKGQDISLFSPGDTPGLYDAFFEDQDKFEELYTKYENNPSIRSRQIPAADLFSLMMQERASTGRIYIQNVDHCNTHSPFDPTVAPIRQSNLCMEIALPTKPLDNINDEEGEIALCTLSAVNLGKVENVSDIEEPAELIVRALDALLDYQDYPVKAAQNGSMRRRTLGVGVINYAYYLAKNGVRYSDDSALGLTHQTFEALQFYLLKASNKLAKEQGACPAFNETTYSQGILPIDTYKKDLDKICQEPLHLDWETLRTEITTHGLRNSTLTALMPSETSSQIANATNGIEPPRGLVSIKASKDGILKQVVPDIGTLRHQYELLWQMPNNDGYLKLVAVMQKFVDQSISANTNYDPVRYEGGRVPMKILLKDLLNAYKMGVKTLYYHNTRDGANDAQADMEDDCAGGACKI; encoded by the coding sequence ATGACACATATCGATAAGATTCAAGTGACCAAACGCGACGGACGTTTAGAGCCTATTGATTTAGATAAAATTCATAAGGTTATCGCGTGGGCAGCTCATGATTTAGATAATGTGTCTGTATCACAAGTTGAGCTAAAGTCGCACATTCAGTTTTATGAAGGTATCAAAACTCGTGACATTCACGAGACCATCATCAAATCTGCTGCTGACCTAATCTCTGAAGATACCCCTGACTATCAATATTTAGCCGCGCGTTTGGCTATCTTCCACCTACGCAAAATCGCTTACAACAGATTTACCCCGCCGCACCTATTTGATCATGTAACCACCCTGACCAATGCCGGCAAATATGACGAGCATATCCTAGCTGATTATAGCCGTGCTGAGTTTGATGAGTTAGAAGAGTATATGGATCACTGGCGCGATATGAACTTGGCTTATGCTGCGGTTGAGCAGATGGCTGGCAAATACCTCGTGCAAGATCGCGTCACCAAGACGGTCTATGAGAGCCCGCAGTTCTTATATATGCTCGTCGGCATGTGTCTGTTTAGCCGTTATGATAAATCAGAGCGTCTCGACTACGTTAAACGCTTCTATGATGCGACTTCACAATTCAAAATCTCTCTGCCAACGCCAATCATGTCTGGTGTGCGTACGCCATCGCGTCAGTTTAGCTCGTGCGTCTTGATCGAATGTGGTGATAGCCTAGATTCTATTAATGCTACCACCAGCGCCATCGTACGTTATGTCTCACAGCGTGCTGGTATCGGCATCAACGCTGGTCGTATTCGTGCCCTTGGTAGCCCTATCCGTGGCGGCGAAGCGCAGCATACGGGTTGTATCCCATTCTACAAATTGTTCCAAACTGCGGTGAAATGCTGCTCACAAGGTGGCGTGCGTGGCGGTGCTGCGACATTATTTTACCCAATATGGCATCTAGAAGTTGAGTCGTTATTGGTACTCAAAAACAACCGCGGCGTTGAAGACAACCGTGTCCGTCATATGGATTACGGCGTACAGCTAAACAAAACCATGTATACCCGCCTAATCAAAGGGCAAGACATCTCGCTATTCTCACCAGGTGATACCCCTGGCTTGTATGATGCGTTCTTTGAAGATCAAGACAAGTTCGAAGAGCTATACACCAAGTACGAGAATAACCCAAGCATTCGTAGCCGTCAAATCCCAGCGGCAGACTTGTTTAGCCTGATGATGCAAGAGCGCGCCAGCACTGGTCGTATCTATATCCAAAACGTCGATCATTGCAACACTCATAGCCCATTTGACCCGACGGTCGCGCCGATTCGTCAGTCAAACCTATGTATGGAAATTGCGCTACCGACTAAGCCACTTGATAACATCAATGACGAAGAAGGCGAAATCGCCCTTTGTACGCTATCAGCAGTTAATTTGGGTAAAGTTGAAAACGTCAGCGATATCGAAGAACCGGCCGAGCTCATCGTGCGTGCGCTTGATGCCCTACTCGATTATCAAGACTATCCGGTAAAAGCTGCGCAAAACGGCAGTATGCGTCGTCGTACATTGGGTGTTGGCGTGATTAACTATGCTTATTACCTTGCCAAAAATGGCGTACGCTATTCAGACGACAGCGCCTTAGGCCTGACCCATCAAACGTTTGAAGCGCTACAGTTTTATCTCTTAAAAGCGTCAAACAAATTGGCAAAAGAGCAAGGCGCGTGCCCTGCCTTTAATGAAACGACTTACTCGCAAGGTATCTTGCCGATTGATACCTATAAAAAAGACTTGGATAAAATCTGCCAAGAGCCGCTACATCTCGATTGGGAAACGCTACGCACTGAAATTACCACTCACGGTCTGCGCAACTCTACCCTAACCGCCTTGATGCCTTCTGAGACTTCTAGTCAGATTGCCAACGCTACTAATGGTATCGAGCCACCACGCGGTCTAGTCTCTATCAAAGCATCAAAAGATGGCATCTTAAAGCAAGTCGTTCCTGATATCGGTACGCTTAGACATCAGTACGAGCTGCTATGGCAAATGCCAAACAATGACGGTTACCTAAAGCTGGTCGCTGTTATGCAGAAGTTCGTTGATCAAAGTATCTCTGCCAATACCAACTACGATCCAGTTCGTTATGAAGGTGGCCGTGTACCAATGAAGATATTGCTAAAAGACTTGCTAAACGCATATAAGATGGGTGTGAAGACGTTGTACTACCATAATACTCGTGATGGTGCGAACGATGCGCAAGCAGATATGGAAGATGATTGTGCTGGTGGGGCTTGTAAGATTTAG
- a CDS encoding type II toxin-antitoxin system Phd/YefM family antitoxin, giving the protein MQPIFATQTASISELKANPSALIKQSDGESIAILNHNKPVAYLVSTDMYERMMEAMDDMALSQTVSARMNDGQVPVKVTLDDL; this is encoded by the coding sequence ATGCAACCGATATTTGCGACACAGACAGCTAGCATCTCAGAACTAAAGGCCAACCCTTCGGCACTAATTAAACAGTCGGATGGTGAATCCATTGCTATTTTAAATCATAACAAACCTGTGGCTTATTTAGTTTCAACAGATATGTATGAGCGCATGATGGAAGCGATGGACGATATGGCATTAAGCCAAACCGTTAGCGCACGAATGAATGACGGGCAAGTACCTGTAAAGGTAACGTTGGATGACTTATAA